Proteins encoded by one window of Ascochyta rabiei chromosome 1, complete sequence:
- a CDS encoding Translocation protein S62, translated as MSETEGPPPQGPPQGQFQGPPPGMPQPGQQPTPEQIQMMQRQLAAEAEKHGISVQEYVQRLKAQAMAQHQAQMQAQQQAQQQQQQQQQQQPIQPGPPKPEAIAVANFLKSQDLKPRTVIHDEKRKDMFRVLRAIRALSSPAYQKARAKNPLLPEVNDRASAENTFKLLPLSLLALRVTKVDPETAHDGHNHAKPKRVKGLWTVRIEQHQEANDDNYYIWLYEGSQWKQKLYAAGALVLVIAVVLFPLWPLFLRQGVWYLSMGMLGLIGLFFAMAIVRLILFIISMFAAPPGLWLYPNLFEDVGFFDSFRPVWAWQETPEDIKKKKIAKKEKKAAKLAAKANGEAKPSKGKKGAPTPSEHQHQHHHHEHGHVEEIVEDVQPQQEPVAADAAPQPTGSESAPVATGDVTQRPPRATVEETEDE; from the exons ATGTCTGAGACCGAAGGACCACCACCGCAAGGCCCGCCCCAGGGCCAGTTCCAAGGACCGCCGCCGGGCATGCCTCAGCCTGGCCAGCAGCCCACGCCCGAGCAAATCCAGATGATGCAGCGCCAGCTTGCAGCAGAGGCAGAGAAGCACGGAATCTCGGTACAGGAATATGTCCAGAGGCTCAAGGCACAAGCAATGGCGCAGCACCAAGCGCAGATGCAGGCGCAACAACAAGctcagcaacagcagcagcagcaacaacagcaacagccgATCCAGCCTGGGCCGCCGAAGCCTGAAGCGATTGCCGTAGCCAACTTCCTCAAGTCGCAAGACTTGAAGCCTAGGACAGTCATTCACGATGAGAAGCGCAAGGACATGTTCCGAG TCCTTCGAGCGATCCGCGCTCTTTCCTCGCCTGCCTATCAAAAAGCGCGCGCAAAGAACCCCCTCCTTCCCGAAGTGAACGACCGCGCCTCTGCCGAGAACACGTTCAAGCTGCTTCCCCTCTCCCTCCTCGCGCTTCGCGTCACAAAGGTTGACCCTGAAACTGCCCACGACGGTCACAACCACGCCAAGCCCAAGCGCGTCAAGGGCCTCTGGACTGTCAGAATCGAGCAGCACCAGGAGGCCAACGACGACAACTACTACATATGGCTGTACGAGGGCTCGCAATGGAAGCAGAAGCTGTATGCTGCTGGTGCGCTTGTCCTTGTCATTGCTGTTGTGCTGTTCCCGCTGTGGCCACTCTTCCTCAGGCAGGGTGTGTGGTACCTGAGTATGGGTATGCTAGGCCTGATTGGACTCTTCTTCGCTATGGCGATTGTGCGATTGATTCTGTTCATCATTTCCATGTTTGCTGCGCCGCCTGGCCTATGGCTGTACCCCAACTTGTTTGAGGACGTGGGCTTCTTCGATTCCTTCAGACCCGTGTGGGCATGGCAAGAG ACACCCGAAGAcatcaagaagaagaagattgccaaaaaggaaaagaaagcCGCCAAACTTGCGGCAAAAGCAAACGGTGAAGCCAAACCAAGCAAGGGCAAGAAGGGCGCTCCCACACCTTCcgagcaccagcaccaacaccaccaccacgagCATGGACACGTCGAGGAGATTGTCGAGGACGTGCAGCCCCAGCAGGAGCCCGTAGCCGCCGACGCCGCGCCGCAACCAACCGGCTCGGAATCCGCGCCTGTAGCTACAGGGGACGTGACACAGCGCCCACCGCGGGCGACGGTGGAGGAAACGGAAGACGAGTAG